The Metabacillus sediminilitoris genome window below encodes:
- a CDS encoding YjcZ family sporulation protein — MSKGYSNNFALLVVLFILLIIIGAAYLY; from the coding sequence ATGAGTAAAGGTTATTCAAACAACTTTGCATTACTAGTTGTGTTGTTTATTTTGTTAATTATTATTGGTGCTGCTTATTTATATTAA
- a CDS encoding YjcZ family sporulation protein, which yields MGGGAYAGGFALIVVLFILLIIVGAAWL from the coding sequence ATGGGCGGAGGAGCTTATGCAGGTGGTTTCGCGTTAATCGTTGTCTTGTTCATCTTGTTAATCATTGTTGGTGCAGCATGGTTATAA
- a CDS encoding DUF3267 domain-containing protein, with the protein MNCWKTINLSKDVGSHRMIFISMLTMVFVFILTYLPINLLLPKDHLNDEHFLLFVLLLISMIPIHKLLHAFPLILSGCRVSLKIKCYYMLPILQIRTCHGINKRTMILSLLSPFLICTSVFLFCSPYFPAYVHYLCIALAFQIGLCVPDFIFIKHIISAPKTCFIEEFEDGYEVLVEK; encoded by the coding sequence ATGAACTGTTGGAAAACCATAAACCTTTCAAAGGACGTTGGTTCCCATCGCATGATATTTATCTCTATGTTAACAATGGTCTTTGTCTTTATTTTAACCTATTTACCTATTAATTTACTATTACCAAAAGATCATCTGAATGACGAACATTTTTTATTGTTTGTTCTATTATTGATTAGCATGATTCCAATTCATAAATTATTACATGCATTCCCTCTCATTTTAAGTGGATGTCGTGTTTCATTAAAAATAAAATGTTATTATATGCTGCCAATATTACAAATCAGAACTTGTCATGGCATTAACAAAAGAACAATGATCTTATCTTTACTCTCGCCTTTTCTAATTTGTACATCTGTATTCCTATTTTGCAGCCCATATTTTCCAGCATATGTTCATTATTTATGTATCGCTCTAGCCTTTCAGATTGGCCTGTGTGTACCTGATTTTATTTTTATCAAGCATATTATTTCCGCACCTAAAACGTGCTTTATAGAAGAATTTGAAGACGGTTATGAAGTACTTGTAGAAAAATAA
- a CDS encoding DUF1878 family protein, which produces MDSLEKRLETLEYYQTLLLQMIEPNHFPFYRLVMEKGLSRREIEEVFTFCNELSYLHEEQKAQGLVIFTDLLTQFAGQLNPKLDIFETVQAMSKQGLYSSLMSDFLVLMK; this is translated from the coding sequence ATGGATTCTTTAGAAAAGCGTTTGGAAACATTAGAGTATTATCAAACATTACTTTTGCAAATGATTGAACCAAATCATTTTCCTTTTTATCGGTTAGTCATGGAAAAAGGATTAAGTAGACGAGAAATTGAAGAAGTATTTACATTTTGCAATGAATTAAGTTATTTACATGAAGAACAAAAAGCGCAAGGATTAGTGATCTTTACTGATCTCCTTACGCAGTTTGCAGGTCAATTAAACCCTAAGCTTGATATCTTTGAAACTGTTCAAGCTATGTCAAAACAAGGTTTATATAGCTCATTAATGTCAGATTTTTTAGTCCTGATGAAGTAG
- a CDS encoding HTH-type transcriptional regulator Hpr: protein MKHNEKEYTVKEALLFSQRVAQMSKALWKSIEKDWQQWIKPYDLNINEHHILWIADHLNGASISEIAKFGVMHVSTAFNFSKKLEERGYLEFSKKANDKRNTYIKLTKQGEEVLAQLLEDFNPDRNSVFKGALPLQNLYGKFPELLDMMCIIRNIYGDDFMEIFERSFNNIEDSLYEEKGKLKKEPKAEELLSSR, encoded by the coding sequence ATGAAGCATAATGAAAAGGAATATACAGTAAAGGAAGCCTTATTATTCAGTCAACGCGTTGCGCAGATGAGTAAAGCATTATGGAAATCGATTGAGAAGGATTGGCAGCAATGGATAAAGCCGTACGATTTAAATATCAACGAGCACCATATCCTTTGGATAGCAGATCATTTGAATGGGGCATCAATTTCAGAGATTGCTAAATTCGGAGTTATGCACGTATCTACGGCATTTAACTTTTCAAAAAAGCTTGAGGAAAGAGGATATTTAGAGTTTTCTAAAAAAGCGAATGATAAGCGAAATACGTATATTAAGCTTACAAAGCAAGGAGAAGAAGTTCTTGCACAGCTTTTAGAAGATTTTAATCCGGATAGAAATTCCGTTTTTAAAGGGGCCCTCCCCCTTCAAAATTTGTATGGGAAATTTCCTGAGCTGTTGGACATGATGTGTATCATTCGTAATATTTATGGAGATGATTTTATGGAAATATTCGAACGATCCTTCAATAACATCGAGGATTCACTTTATGAAGAAAAAGGAAAGTTAAAAAAAGAGCCTAAAGCTGAAGAGCTTTTATCCTCAAGGTAA
- a CDS encoding YtxH domain-containing protein, producing the protein MSNNRSFLYGVLIGGLIGGISTLLSTPSSGKEIRGQLSNNRKKLEETIRQLKDDSMALKDQIIITAKESSEVIKDVSADLKRTINQFQQEIEPHKKDLQKEIEEVEQKIKQLEKSLH; encoded by the coding sequence ATGTCAAATAACAGATCATTTTTGTACGGAGTACTAATTGGTGGATTAATAGGCGGAATCAGCACCTTACTATCTACACCTTCATCTGGAAAAGAAATACGCGGGCAACTTTCAAATAACCGAAAAAAGCTCGAGGAGACAATCCGACAATTAAAAGACGATAGTATGGCATTAAAGGATCAAATCATCATTACTGCAAAAGAAAGTTCAGAAGTTATAAAAGATGTCTCAGCTGATTTAAAAAGAACAATTAATCAATTTCAACAGGAAATTGAGCCTCATAAAAAAGATTTACAAAAGGAAATTGAAGAAGTTGAGCAAAAAATTAAACAGCTTGAGAAATCATTACATTAA
- a CDS encoding tryptophan transporter: MKTRILVTLSLFAAIGAVLHMVMPPFYNGMKPDMMLVMMFIGIILFPSLKNVTLLSIVTGVLSALTTTFPGGQIPNIIDKIITGFVFYGIFLVVKKIAQKVATATVLTVIGTIISGTIFLFSALMIVGLPGGVAFTTLFLTVVLPATLFNGGAMIVILPIVQAIFKRSNLTTITE; this comes from the coding sequence ATGAAAACAAGAATTTTAGTTACACTATCGTTATTTGCTGCAATTGGGGCTGTACTTCACATGGTAATGCCACCTTTCTACAATGGTATGAAACCTGATATGATGTTAGTCATGATGTTTATTGGAATTATTTTATTTCCTAGTTTAAAAAATGTAACATTACTAAGTATTGTTACTGGAGTCCTCTCTGCTTTAACAACGACGTTTCCAGGAGGACAAATTCCTAATATTATTGACAAGATCATTACTGGATTCGTATTCTACGGAATATTCCTAGTAGTTAAGAAAATTGCACAAAAAGTAGCTACAGCAACTGTACTAACAGTTATTGGCACAATTATCTCAGGAACAATCTTTTTATTCTCTGCATTAATGATTGTTGGATTACCTGGCGGTGTTGCTTTCACAACATTATTTTTAACTGTTGTTCTTCCAGCAACATTATTTAATGGTGGAGCAATGATTGTGATACTACCAATTGTTCAAGCTATTTTTAAACGATCTAATCTTACTACCATTACAGAATAA
- the serC gene encoding 3-phosphoserine/phosphohydroxythreonine transaminase gives MRAYNFNAGPAAIPLPVLEKAQKELVNFQNTGMSVMELSHRSKDYEEVHNRANSLLRELLGIPDTYEVLFLQGGASLQFTMIPMNFLPENKTAHYILSGAWSEKALKEAKLFGETRILASSKEENYTTIPSFSLEGVEEDGAYVHITSNNTIYGTQWNEYPTSPIPLIADMSSDILCKEIDVEKFSLIYAGAQKNLGPSGVTVVIVKKDFLETARTNVPTILSYATHSKNNSLFNTPPTFAIYMLSLVLEWVKEQGGVKSIQKLNEEKAGYIYSAIEESDGFYKGHATKGSRSLMNITFTLPNEELTKKFLQEAKDRNFIGLAGHRSVGGCRASAYNAVPKEACEALANFMKEFKNQHK, from the coding sequence ATGAGAGCTTATAATTTTAATGCAGGTCCAGCTGCTATTCCATTACCAGTGCTTGAAAAGGCACAAAAGGAACTTGTGAATTTTCAAAATACTGGGATGTCTGTCATGGAGCTTAGCCATCGTAGTAAAGACTATGAAGAAGTTCACAATCGTGCTAATTCTTTACTAAGAGAGCTTCTTGGTATTCCTGATACGTATGAAGTTTTATTTTTACAAGGTGGAGCAAGTTTACAATTTACCATGATTCCTATGAACTTTCTCCCTGAAAATAAAACAGCACATTATATTTTATCAGGAGCTTGGTCTGAGAAAGCTCTAAAAGAGGCTAAACTTTTCGGAGAAACTCGTATTTTAGCTTCCAGTAAAGAAGAGAATTACACCACTATTCCTTCATTTTCTCTAGAAGGTGTTGAAGAAGATGGTGCATACGTTCACATTACATCAAACAACACGATTTATGGTACACAGTGGAATGAATACCCAACAAGTCCAATTCCATTAATCGCTGATATGTCTAGCGATATTTTATGTAAAGAAATCGATGTTGAGAAATTCTCACTTATCTATGCGGGAGCTCAGAAAAATTTAGGCCCTTCAGGTGTTACTGTCGTGATCGTCAAGAAAGACTTTCTAGAAACAGCGCGCACGAATGTTCCTACAATTTTAAGCTATGCAACTCATTCAAAAAATAACTCTTTATTTAATACACCGCCTACTTTCGCCATTTATATGCTTTCTCTAGTATTAGAATGGGTAAAAGAACAAGGCGGAGTTAAAAGCATTCAAAAATTAAATGAAGAAAAAGCTGGATATATTTATTCTGCTATTGAAGAGAGCGACGGTTTTTATAAAGGTCACGCAACAAAAGGTAGCCGTTCATTAATGAATATTACATTCACTTTACCTAACGAAGAATTAACAAAAAAATTCCTTCAAGAAGCAAAGGATCGCAATTTTATTGGACTTGCGGGTCATCGTTCTGTTGGCGGATGCAGAGCATCTGCATACAACGCTGTACCAAAAGAAGCATGTGAGGCATTAGCTAATTTTATGAAGGAATTCAAAAACCAACATAAATAG
- a CDS encoding HIT family protein, with the protein MSNCIFCKIINGEIPSSKVFENEHVVAFLDISQVTKGHTLVIPKVHKENIYELTPEIASKLFEVVPQIANSIKKQFKPIGLNLLNNNGEKAGQSVFHYHMHIIPRYGAGDGFGAVWKTHEDQYTPKQLNEIATSIKEGMTN; encoded by the coding sequence TTGAGTAATTGTATTTTTTGTAAAATTATTAATGGTGAAATCCCAAGTTCAAAAGTGTTTGAAAACGAGCATGTTGTAGCTTTTCTTGACATTAGTCAGGTAACAAAGGGGCATACACTAGTTATTCCAAAAGTACATAAAGAAAATATTTATGAATTAACACCAGAGATTGCTAGTAAATTGTTTGAAGTTGTCCCACAAATTGCAAATTCAATTAAAAAGCAATTTAAACCTATTGGATTGAATTTGTTGAATAACAATGGTGAAAAAGCAGGACAATCTGTTTTCCATTATCACATGCATATCATCCCTCGTTATGGAGCTGGTGACGGCTTTGGTGCTGTTTGGAAAACTCATGAAGATCAATATACACCAAAACAACTTAATGAAATAGCAACATCAATTAAAGAAGGAATGACAAATTAA
- a CDS encoding ABC transporter ATP-binding protein — protein MTLLKVEHLTGGYTRYPVLKDISFEVDKGNIVGLIGLNGAGKSTTIKHIIGLMEAHKGQIWINDKTFADDAASYRSQFSFIPETPILYDELTLHEHLELTAMAYGLDKETFEKRLHPLLKEFRMEKRLKWFPAHFSKGMKQKVMIMCAFLIEPSLYIIDEPFVGLDPLAINSLLEMMEKAKKQGSGILMSTHILATAERYCDSFIILHNGEIRAKGTLMQLREQFGMRDATLDDLYIQLTKEDQDEEH, from the coding sequence ATGACATTGTTAAAAGTAGAACATTTAACTGGTGGATATACTCGATATCCTGTTTTGAAGGATATTTCATTTGAAGTTGATAAGGGTAATATAGTTGGCTTGATTGGGTTGAATGGTGCAGGGAAAAGTACAACGATAAAGCATATTATTGGGTTAATGGAAGCACATAAAGGCCAAATTTGGATTAATGATAAAACATTTGCTGATGATGCTGCATCATATCGTTCACAATTTAGTTTTATTCCTGAAACACCTATTTTATATGATGAGTTAACACTACATGAACATTTAGAATTAACGGCTATGGCGTATGGCTTAGATAAAGAAACATTTGAAAAACGTCTTCATCCATTATTAAAAGAATTTCGAATGGAGAAACGATTAAAATGGTTTCCAGCACATTTTTCAAAGGGTATGAAACAAAAGGTTATGATCATGTGTGCGTTTTTAATTGAACCCTCTTTATATATAATTGATGAACCGTTTGTAGGTTTAGACCCGCTAGCCATTAATTCACTATTAGAAATGATGGAAAAGGCTAAAAAACAAGGTTCAGGTATTCTAATGTCAACACATATACTTGCTACAGCTGAACGCTATTGTGATTCGTTTATTATTCTACATAATGGAGAAATTCGGGCAAAAGGCACATTAATGCAGCTGCGGGAGCAATTTGGAATGAGGGATGCAACTCTTGATGATCTGTATATTCAATTAACAAAGGAAGATCAAGATGAAGAGCATTGA
- a CDS encoding ABC transporter permease has protein sequence MKSIEEIWKTRINHHINETRSYLKYMLNDHLLFVFIFLAAGGALTYQRWLETLSPHFPALIIMTITFTLIVISSHVRTLMKEADMMFLLPMEHKLKHYFQKAFSYSFITQSFVIIVAIILFAPLYFKVTQANGRILIISLILLLIVKYWNLRMSWKMGFLTDSSAKWSDLVVRFALNLCGIYFIFSQQYLFVIAIFFIMAGYDAYFFKHVKSKTVKWDQLIKKEEEKKQSFYKLANLFTDVPKLKKRAKRRKYLDWILKQITYQQGNVYKYLFSRALLRSGDYFGIFVRLTIIGSVILSVINEQLVGNVIVVIVFSFLTGIQIMSLYKHFDLLELPALYPNAEADKLDSFVKVIYGFLLFQAIVFAIVTLLLSTITIFLVTILLNVLFVSLFVLVYMKNRVKKNEKDVY, from the coding sequence ATGAAGAGCATTGAAGAGATTTGGAAAACACGGATTAATCATCATATAAATGAAACAAGATCTTATTTGAAATATATGTTAAATGATCACCTGCTTTTTGTGTTTATATTTTTAGCTGCAGGTGGGGCTTTAACATATCAAAGATGGCTTGAGACATTATCACCTCATTTTCCAGCACTCATCATTATGACAATTACGTTCACGTTAATCGTTATTAGTTCACACGTTCGAACGTTGATGAAAGAAGCTGATATGATGTTTCTGCTCCCGATGGAACATAAGCTGAAGCATTATTTTCAAAAAGCATTTTCCTACAGTTTCATTACACAAAGTTTTGTCATCATTGTTGCAATCATCTTGTTTGCACCACTTTATTTTAAAGTGACTCAGGCAAACGGACGTATATTGATTATTAGTTTGATTTTATTGCTGATCGTAAAATATTGGAATTTACGGATGAGTTGGAAAATGGGATTTTTAACTGACTCATCTGCCAAATGGAGCGACCTAGTTGTACGATTTGCGCTTAATTTATGTGGTATTTATTTTATTTTTTCACAACAATATTTGTTTGTGATAGCAATTTTTTTCATAATGGCTGGGTATGATGCTTATTTTTTCAAGCATGTTAAGTCAAAAACTGTTAAATGGGATCAGTTAATTAAAAAGGAAGAAGAAAAGAAACAATCCTTTTATAAACTAGCTAATTTATTTACAGATGTACCAAAATTGAAAAAAAGAGCAAAACGAAGAAAATATCTCGATTGGATCTTAAAACAAATTACTTATCAACAAGGAAACGTGTACAAGTATTTATTTTCACGAGCTTTACTGCGTTCTGGAGATTATTTTGGAATCTTCGTACGTCTAACGATTATTGGGTCTGTGATTTTATCGGTTATTAATGAACAACTTGTTGGAAATGTTATTGTTGTCATTGTTTTTTCATTTTTAACAGGAATTCAAATAATGAGCCTATATAAGCATTTCGATTTATTAGAGCTTCCAGCTCTTTATCCAAATGCAGAAGCCGATAAGCTTGATAGTTTTGTTAAGGTGATCTATGGTTTTTTACTTTTCCAAGCAATTGTATTTGCGATAGTTACGTTGCTCCTCTCAACAATTACGATATTTCTTGTGACAATCCTTTTAAATGTGTTATTTGTTAGTCTGTTTGTCCTTGTTTACATGAAAAATAGAGTAAAGAAGAATGAAAAGGATGTTTACTAA
- a CDS encoding EcsC family protein, whose translation MNYEAQMEEEARRWKHKQLRKPSLLERSSKKAQVKINNLIPEKVHQTITESIKKMVQATLIGSNITTFPKKIENHTFEEREMLVKKSLETFKKTAAIEGASTGAGGLLLGLADFPLFLSIKMKFLFEVASIYGYNTKEYEERLFLLYVFQLAFSSETHKEETLEKIENWETKKHEIKDLDWRIFQQEYRDYIDLVKLMQILPGIGAVVGGVANYHLVQQLGECAMNCYRLRIFSNHS comes from the coding sequence ATGAACTATGAAGCGCAAATGGAAGAAGAGGCTAGACGTTGGAAACATAAGCAATTAAGAAAACCATCCTTGTTAGAACGTTCCTCAAAAAAAGCCCAGGTAAAGATCAATAACCTTATTCCGGAGAAGGTTCATCAGACAATTACAGAAAGTATTAAAAAAATGGTTCAAGCAACACTTATAGGCTCCAATATCACGACATTTCCTAAAAAAATTGAAAACCATACCTTTGAAGAACGGGAAATGTTAGTGAAGAAATCGTTGGAAACATTTAAGAAGACAGCTGCAATTGAAGGTGCATCAACTGGTGCTGGCGGTCTTTTATTAGGTTTAGCAGATTTTCCTTTGTTTTTAAGTATTAAAATGAAGTTTTTATTTGAAGTTGCAAGTATTTATGGCTATAACACGAAGGAATATGAAGAACGATTATTTCTCCTATATGTATTTCAATTAGCCTTTTCTAGTGAAACACATAAAGAAGAGACCCTTGAAAAGATTGAGAATTGGGAAACGAAAAAACATGAAATAAAGGATTTAGACTGGCGAATTTTTCAGCAGGAATATAGAGATTACATCGACCTTGTTAAGCTCATGCAAATACTGCCAGGTATTGGTGCCGTCGTTGGCGGTGTTGCAAATTATCACCTCGTACAACAGCTTGGCGAATGTGCGATGAATTGCTATCGGTTGAGGATTTTTTCAAATCATTCGTAA
- a CDS encoding M20 family metallopeptidase → MLDHLWSLLDKHYSEMIEIRRYLHMHPELSFNEIKTANYIVNYYKHLGVDVRENVGGNGVVATIKGDLPGPTVALRADFDALPIQDEKEVEYKSTVPGVMHACGHDGHTAALLVLAKVLYNNRHHINGNIVLLHQHAEEYAPGGALPMINDGCLEGVDVIFGTHLWATVPVGTIQYRVGPIMAAADRFQLTIHGKGGHGAQPHKSKDAILIGSQVVTNLQQIVSRKVDPIHSAVVSIGSFVAENAFNVIADTAKLIGTVRTFDDHVRTQIEQEIDQIVKGTCLMNNAQYDYTYFRGYPAVVNHEAETKFLKEIAEQVPGVNHVEESPLDMTGEDFSYYLQHVKGTFFFTGAKPANEEHAYPHHHPKFDIDEKAILIAAKTLCKAAIQYQLDTVQDQPVSIT, encoded by the coding sequence ATGCTTGATCATTTATGGTCTTTATTGGATAAACATTATTCAGAAATGATTGAAATTCGTCGTTATTTACATATGCACCCTGAATTATCTTTTAACGAAATAAAAACGGCAAATTATATTGTGAATTATTATAAACATCTCGGTGTGGATGTAAGGGAAAATGTTGGCGGGAACGGGGTTGTTGCTACTATCAAAGGTGATTTGCCAGGTCCAACGGTTGCATTACGAGCTGATTTTGATGCCCTGCCAATTCAAGATGAAAAGGAGGTTGAATATAAATCCACTGTACCTGGAGTCATGCATGCATGTGGCCATGACGGTCATACAGCTGCATTACTTGTCTTAGCAAAGGTGCTTTATAACAATCGCCATCATATAAACGGCAATATTGTCCTCCTTCATCAGCATGCTGAAGAATATGCACCAGGTGGAGCTTTGCCGATGATAAACGATGGCTGCTTAGAAGGTGTGGATGTCATTTTCGGTACACATCTTTGGGCGACTGTACCAGTTGGAACAATTCAATATCGAGTTGGTCCGATAATGGCAGCAGCTGATCGATTTCAATTGACAATCCATGGAAAAGGCGGACATGGGGCACAGCCTCATAAATCAAAGGATGCGATTTTAATTGGATCACAAGTCGTGACGAATTTACAACAAATTGTTAGCCGGAAAGTGGATCCTATTCATTCAGCTGTCGTGAGTATTGGATCCTTCGTAGCAGAAAATGCCTTTAATGTCATTGCAGATACTGCAAAATTAATTGGTACAGTGCGTACATTCGATGATCATGTTCGAACACAAATTGAGCAAGAAATCGACCAGATCGTCAAAGGTACATGCTTAATGAATAATGCACAATATGATTATACCTATTTTAGAGGGTATCCTGCTGTTGTAAACCATGAAGCAGAAACAAAATTTCTAAAAGAAATAGCAGAACAGGTGCCTGGAGTCAATCATGTAGAAGAAAGTCCATTAGACATGACCGGTGAAGATTTTTCTTATTATTTACAACATGTAAAGGGAACCTTTTTCTTTACTGGAGCAAAACCAGCAAATGAAGAACATGCTTATCCACACCATCATCCAAAATTCGATATTGATGAAAAAGCGATTCTCATTGCAGCTAAAACATTATGCAAAGCAGCAATACAGTATCAGTTAGATACAGTTCAAGATCAACCAGTATCAATAACATAA
- a CDS encoding phosphatase PAP2 family protein translates to MKKVYLLSLLTVLFVGLVILIKTNSFVALDTSIGKAVYSIHDLGMVSVLKWIGMLGSTTGIIIVLFLFMIIFAFITKSFVPPVILFSSVLIGNIGNKLLKALIERERPSFVDHMEDGFSFPSGHVMVGLLLFGMIAYYLAGASHSKRMKQTIISSACILLLLIGLSRLLEGEHFITDVIGGFIAGGIFLLGMIAIDKIVHTKISERKVQKDVAL, encoded by the coding sequence GTGAAAAAGGTTTATTTATTAAGTTTATTAACAGTGTTATTTGTTGGATTAGTTATTTTGATAAAAACAAATTCATTTGTGGCACTGGACACATCGATTGGAAAAGCAGTATATAGCATACATGATCTAGGAATGGTTAGCGTTTTAAAATGGATCGGAATGCTAGGATCTACAACTGGCATTATTATTGTTTTATTTCTATTCATGATTATTTTTGCATTTATTACAAAAAGTTTTGTACCACCTGTCATTCTCTTTTCATCTGTACTTATCGGCAATATTGGCAACAAGCTCTTAAAAGCACTAATTGAAAGAGAACGGCCATCTTTTGTCGACCATATGGAGGACGGCTTTAGTTTTCCTAGCGGACATGTGATGGTTGGACTTTTATTATTTGGAATGATTGCCTATTATTTAGCGGGTGCTAGTCATTCAAAAAGAATGAAACAAACAATAATTAGCAGTGCCTGTATCCTGCTACTATTAATTGGATTAAGCAGACTTTTAGAAGGTGAACACTTTATTACTGACGTGATAGGCGGTTTCATCGCAGGCGGCATATTTTTACTTGGAATGATCGCGATTGATAAGATTGTACATACGAAAATTTCAGAAAGAAAAGTACAAAAAGACGTTGCACTGTAA
- a CDS encoding GntR family transcriptional regulator: MFLNTSGSKPIYVQIAEWLETEILSGNIQQDEKIYSQYQLADMFNINPATAAKGLNILADASVLYKKRGLGMFVATNAKEMILSKRKNQTLKRLVKDIVIEAEHLNVSENELLQLIQAAYKDRGELE; this comes from the coding sequence TTGTTTCTAAACACAAGTGGATCAAAACCTATTTATGTGCAAATTGCAGAATGGCTAGAAACAGAGATATTAAGTGGGAACATCCAACAAGATGAAAAAATATATTCACAATATCAGCTTGCCGACATGTTTAATATTAACCCAGCAACCGCTGCTAAGGGGTTAAATATATTGGCTGATGCATCGGTCTTATATAAAAAGCGAGGACTTGGAATGTTTGTGGCAACAAACGCAAAAGAAATGATTCTTTCTAAAAGAAAAAACCAAACATTAAAACGGTTAGTAAAAGATATTGTCATTGAGGCAGAGCATTTAAATGTAAGTGAAAATGAATTGCTTCAGTTGATTCAAGCTGCATACAAGGATAGGGGGGAATTGGAATGA
- a CDS encoding ABC transporter ATP-binding protein, producing the protein MNVVMCNRVSKVYGKKKAVNECSFTIKENKITGLIGRNGAGKTTLLKIIAGFIHETAGEVHVFSEKPFNNLKVSANRIYLDDQINFSNSLTLKDILQSAGTFYQNWDQGLADRLFQYFSFDPKQSHQNLSKGMKSTFNMILGIAARCPLTIFDEPTTGMDASVRKDFYRALLKDYLDHPRTIILSSHLLNEIEDLIEDVLLIKDGETRLHMSVENLKEYAIAFNGKTEDVLDFVRNKDILFQKRIGIDHIYAVVENHLKDSEKENARSKGIEIVSVASDDLCTYLTSKTIGGIDDVFN; encoded by the coding sequence ATGAATGTAGTTATGTGCAATAGAGTTTCAAAGGTATATGGAAAGAAGAAAGCTGTAAATGAATGTTCTTTTACAATAAAAGAGAATAAAATTACAGGTCTTATCGGCCGTAATGGTGCAGGGAAAACAACACTTCTAAAAATAATCGCAGGATTTATTCATGAAACAGCTGGTGAAGTTCACGTTTTTTCTGAAAAACCATTTAACAATTTAAAGGTTTCAGCAAATAGAATCTATCTTGATGATCAAATAAATTTTTCTAACTCGTTAACGCTAAAAGACATTCTCCAATCTGCAGGAACTTTTTATCAAAATTGGGATCAAGGTCTTGCAGATCGTCTTTTTCAGTATTTCTCATTTGATCCCAAGCAAAGCCATCAAAACCTCTCTAAAGGGATGAAAAGTACATTTAATATGATCTTAGGCATTGCAGCAAGATGTCCGTTAACGATTTTCGATGAACCGACAACTGGAATGGATGCTTCTGTTAGAAAAGATTTTTATCGTGCTTTACTAAAAGACTATCTGGATCATCCTCGAACCATCATTTTATCGAGTCATCTATTAAATGAAATAGAGGATTTAATAGAAGATGTGTTACTCATAAAGGATGGTGAAACACGGTTACATATGTCAGTCGAGAATTTAAAAGAATATGCGATTGCCTTTAATGGTAAAACGGAAGATGTTTTAGATTTCGTTCGTAACAAGGATATACTTTTCCAAAAACGGATTGGTATTGATCATATTTATGCAGTAGTCGAAAATCATTTAAAAGATTCCGAGAAAGAGAATGCTAGATCAAAAGGGATAGAAATAGTCTCAGTTGCTTCAGATGATTTATGTACCTATTTAACGAGCAAAACGATTGGAGGCATTGATGATGTTTTTAACTGA